The following coding sequences are from one Arthrobacter sp. 24S4-2 window:
- the ribD gene encoding bifunctional diaminohydroxyphosphoribosylaminopyrimidine deaminase/5-amino-6-(5-phosphoribosylamino)uracil reductase RibD → MFSATEIDAMEAALDAALQGPRGANPLVGAVIIGPDGRQLVTGYHRGAGTAHAEADAIAQAAMKGIDLAGSTMVVTLEPCNHCGRTGPCAQAIIDAGIASVVYAVDDPHDPAAGGAATLRAAGVGVKSGLSARAAFELNQRWFEAVLAKRPFVTLHIAQTLDSRIAAADGTSQWISSPESLADNHGLRGRVDAILVGTQTLLVDNPRLTARDPSGETAGSQPLRAVMGLRGIPAEAAIHGDDGRVLHLPTRDPREALEQLFAAGVRHVMVEGGSRILSAFLAAGLVDELIVYLAPTLLGSGTPALGDLGITTLTEAQAWEWDQASGGAVQTLGRDLRLHLFPGHTEPAGRHADAGTELSSSEIHPPESLPHRNGAGTATGGH, encoded by the coding sequence ATGTTCAGCGCCACCGAGATCGATGCCATGGAGGCCGCGCTCGATGCGGCGCTGCAGGGTCCCCGAGGGGCTAACCCGCTGGTGGGGGCTGTCATCATCGGACCCGACGGCCGGCAGCTCGTGACCGGATACCACCGCGGCGCCGGGACGGCCCACGCGGAGGCTGACGCCATTGCGCAGGCCGCCATGAAAGGCATCGACCTTGCGGGGTCCACCATGGTGGTCACTTTGGAACCCTGCAACCACTGCGGCCGGACCGGGCCGTGCGCCCAGGCAATCATCGACGCCGGAATCGCGTCCGTGGTCTACGCCGTGGACGATCCCCACGACCCCGCCGCCGGAGGAGCCGCAACGCTCCGCGCCGCGGGCGTCGGCGTGAAGTCGGGGCTGTCCGCGCGGGCGGCATTCGAGCTGAACCAAAGGTGGTTTGAAGCCGTCCTGGCCAAACGCCCGTTCGTCACGCTCCACATCGCCCAGACCCTGGACAGCCGCATCGCAGCAGCGGACGGCACCAGCCAGTGGATCTCCAGCCCGGAATCCCTCGCGGACAACCACGGACTCCGCGGCCGGGTGGACGCCATCCTGGTGGGCACGCAAACGCTCCTGGTGGATAATCCGCGGCTCACGGCCCGGGATCCTTCAGGCGAGACGGCAGGCAGCCAACCACTGCGGGCGGTCATGGGCCTGCGCGGGATTCCCGCGGAGGCTGCCATTCATGGGGACGACGGCCGGGTCCTCCACCTGCCCACCCGCGACCCGCGCGAAGCCCTGGAGCAGCTCTTCGCCGCCGGCGTCCGGCACGTCATGGTGGAAGGCGGATCGCGGATCCTTAGCGCGTTCCTCGCGGCCGGCCTCGTGGACGAGCTGATCGTCTACCTGGCGCCCACCCTGCTGGGTTCCGGCACTCCGGCGCTTGGCGACCTTGGCATCACCACCCTGACGGAGGCCCAGGCCTGGGAATGGGATCAGGCGTCCGGGGGAGCCGTGCAAACGCTCGGCAGGGACCTCAGGCTTCACCTCTTCCCCGGGCACACCGAACCCGCCGGCCGGCACGCCGACGCCGGTACCGAACTGTCTTCATCCGAAATCCACCCACCCGAATCCTTACCGCACCGCAATGGCGCGGGCACAGCCACAGGAGGCCACTGA
- the ribA gene encoding GTP cyclohydrolase II, protein MTASEARNDVRAGRGTHPVSGGPIVQLPSEFGDFVAQAWTDLVTGAEHLAVSSPLPPVHGKAPLVRLHSECLTGDVFGSYRCDCGEQLAYALEKISEEGGTLLYLRGQEGRGIGLANKIKAYALQEAGFDTVEANEQLGLPVDARCYKAAAQILAELGLHEVRLLSNNPDKQNRLADAGVTVVEMIPTEVPSREQNIRYLQTKKDRMDHRLVLDTQAAEPVTALPSPGQGPFQHEQD, encoded by the coding sequence ATGACGGCTTCAGAGGCACGAAACGACGTAAGGGCCGGCCGCGGGACGCACCCTGTGAGCGGCGGGCCCATTGTCCAGCTGCCCAGCGAATTCGGGGACTTCGTGGCGCAGGCGTGGACGGACCTGGTCACCGGCGCCGAGCACCTCGCGGTCAGTTCACCTCTTCCGCCTGTGCACGGCAAGGCCCCGCTGGTGCGACTGCACTCGGAATGCCTGACCGGAGACGTCTTTGGCTCCTACCGCTGCGATTGCGGCGAACAGCTGGCCTACGCCCTCGAGAAGATCAGCGAGGAAGGCGGCACCCTGCTGTACCTGCGCGGACAGGAAGGCCGCGGCATCGGCCTGGCCAACAAGATCAAGGCCTATGCCCTGCAGGAAGCCGGCTTCGACACCGTGGAAGCCAACGAGCAGCTGGGCCTGCCGGTTGATGCGCGCTGCTACAAGGCCGCGGCCCAGATCCTGGCCGAGCTGGGACTTCATGAAGTCCGCCTGCTGAGCAACAACCCGGACAAGCAGAACCGGCTGGCGGACGCCGGTGTCACGGTAGTGGAAATGATTCCCACCGAGGTTCCCTCGCGCGAACAGAACATCCGCTACCTGCAGACCAAAAAGGACCGGATGGACCACCGGCTCGTCCTGGATACCCAGGCGGCGGAACCGGTGACGGCGCTGCCGTCGCCCGGCCAGGGTCCCTTCCAGCACGAACAAGACTAA
- a CDS encoding phosphoribosyl-ATP diphosphatase, which translates to MKNFETLFAELSEKAATRPAGSRTVAELESGVHGIGKKVVEEAAEVWMAAEYESDEAAAEEISQLLYHLQVLMLAKGLTLEDVYKHL; encoded by the coding sequence GTGAAGAATTTCGAGACGCTGTTCGCAGAACTGAGTGAGAAGGCAGCCACCCGCCCGGCAGGCTCCCGCACCGTCGCAGAATTGGAGTCCGGAGTCCACGGCATCGGCAAGAAGGTCGTGGAGGAAGCCGCCGAAGTGTGGATGGCTGCCGAGTACGAATCCGATGAAGCGGCAGCCGAGGAGATCTCCCAGCTCCTGTACCACCTGCAGGTTCTGATGCTCGCCAAAGGACTCACCCTGGAAGACGTCTACAAGCATCTGTAG
- the ribH gene encoding 6,7-dimethyl-8-ribityllumazine synthase codes for MSGHGAPEIDLTTLNPEETSQLKLAIVAASWHTQIMDGLLDGALRAAKDAGISEPTVLRVPGSFELPVAAARLAKHFDAVVALGVVIRGGTPHFEYVCEAATMGLTDVSVNTGVPVGFGVLTCDTEQQGLDRAGLPGSSEDKGHEAVTAALATAVTLKQYS; via the coding sequence ATGAGTGGACACGGCGCACCGGAGATTGACCTCACAACCCTCAACCCGGAGGAGACGTCACAGCTGAAGCTGGCCATCGTGGCTGCCAGCTGGCACACCCAAATCATGGACGGGCTGCTGGACGGCGCCCTCCGCGCCGCGAAGGACGCCGGCATCAGCGAACCCACCGTGCTGCGGGTTCCGGGCAGCTTCGAGCTCCCCGTGGCCGCTGCCCGGCTTGCCAAGCACTTCGACGCCGTCGTGGCGCTCGGCGTCGTAATCCGCGGCGGAACCCCGCACTTCGAATACGTCTGTGAGGCGGCCACAATGGGCCTGACGGACGTCAGCGTCAACACCGGCGTGCCAGTTGGCTTCGGCGTCCTCACGTGCGATACCGAACAGCAGGGCCTGGACCGCGCCGGCCTGCCCGGTTCCTCGGAGGACAAGGGCCACGAGGCCGTTACCGCAGCTCTTGCCACCGCCGTGACCCTGAAGCAGTACAGCTAA
- the ribB gene encoding 3,4-dihydroxy-2-butanone-4-phosphate synthase: MHTPDVHAEGLPAGARTGLDRIEDAVRAMAAGLPVLVVDNEDRENEGDIIFAAQHATPALMGWTVRYSSGVICVPLDGARADALLLPPMVEVNEDSKGTAYTVSCDAAVGVSTGISATDRALTARVLADPGSRPGSITRPGHVFPLRAVNGGVRERPGHTEAAVDLCRLAGLEPVGVIAEVVYDNGEMMRLDGLRGFAAEHGCPLISIEDLVAYLEAAQPGGQATVPAGKEEIR, translated from the coding sequence CTGCACACTCCCGACGTGCATGCCGAAGGACTCCCGGCTGGGGCCAGGACCGGCCTTGACCGGATCGAAGACGCCGTCCGCGCAATGGCTGCCGGCCTTCCGGTCCTGGTGGTGGACAACGAGGACCGCGAAAACGAGGGCGACATCATTTTCGCCGCCCAGCATGCCACCCCCGCCCTGATGGGCTGGACGGTCCGGTACAGCTCCGGGGTGATCTGCGTGCCGCTCGACGGCGCCCGGGCCGACGCCCTGCTGCTGCCGCCGATGGTTGAAGTCAACGAGGACTCCAAGGGCACCGCGTACACGGTGTCCTGCGATGCCGCCGTCGGAGTCAGCACCGGAATCTCCGCAACGGACCGGGCCCTCACGGCCCGCGTGCTGGCGGACCCCGGGAGCCGTCCGGGATCGATCACCCGCCCCGGGCATGTTTTCCCGCTTCGGGCCGTTAACGGTGGAGTGCGTGAACGTCCGGGCCACACCGAAGCGGCCGTGGACCTGTGCCGGCTGGCCGGATTGGAACCTGTGGGCGTGATCGCGGAGGTTGTGTACGACAACGGAGAGATGATGCGACTGGACGGTCTTCGCGGCTTTGCTGCAGAACACGGTTGCCCCCTGATCTCAATCGAAGACCTGGTGGCCTACCTTGAAGCAGCGCAGCCCGGCGGGCAGGCAACGGTCCCGGCAGGGAAAGAGGAGATACGATGA
- the rpe gene encoding ribulose-phosphate 3-epimerase translates to MAQCCINPSILSADFVNLEAELRRISNADAVHVDVMDNHFVPNLTLGLPVVQRIQAVSPVPLDAHLMIADADRWAPAYADAGLASVTFHVEASIAPIKLARELRARGAKAGMALRPGTPVEPYLDMLSELDLLLIMTVEPGFGGQSFLDLTLPKIRRARAAIDGSGTGVALQVDGGITEETIVRAAEAGANVFVAGSAVYGADDPAAAIDRLRAAGSRPLSAGAGAVSES, encoded by the coding sequence ATGGCTCAGTGCTGCATCAACCCCAGCATCCTCTCCGCCGACTTCGTCAACCTCGAGGCCGAGCTGCGCAGAATCAGCAATGCTGACGCGGTCCACGTAGACGTCATGGACAACCACTTTGTGCCGAACCTGACCCTCGGCCTGCCGGTGGTCCAGCGCATACAGGCGGTCAGCCCGGTGCCGCTTGACGCGCACCTGATGATCGCCGACGCCGACCGTTGGGCGCCCGCCTACGCCGACGCCGGCCTCGCCTCCGTGACGTTCCACGTCGAAGCCTCCATCGCGCCGATCAAACTGGCGCGGGAACTGCGGGCACGGGGGGCGAAGGCCGGCATGGCCCTGCGCCCGGGCACCCCGGTGGAGCCCTACCTGGACATGCTGTCGGAACTGGACCTGTTGCTGATCATGACCGTGGAACCGGGTTTTGGCGGCCAGTCGTTCCTTGACCTGACGCTCCCCAAAATCAGGCGTGCGCGGGCAGCCATCGACGGATCGGGCACCGGGGTGGCCCTCCAGGTTGACGGCGGCATCACCGAGGAGACCATTGTCCGGGCCGCCGAGGCTGGAGCCAACGTTTTCGTTGCAGGCTCCGCCGTGTACGGTGCGGACGATCCCGCAGCAGCGATCGACCGACTCAGGGCAGCCGGATCGCGCCCGCTTTCAGCCGGAGCGGGCGCTGTCTCGGAATCATGA
- a CDS encoding riboflavin synthase — translation MFTGIIAEQGRVLSVERNGDVSATVRLHAPGSTEGLTLGGSIAVNGVCLTATAIDGKDFSVDVMGETLVRSTIGELDAGDSVNLERCVPAGGRLDGHVVQGHVDGVGELLEREALGNWDRLRFAVPVRLARYIAEKGSIAVDGVSLTVTAVSDASESAPWFEVGLIPTTLADTGLGAKSTGSKVNLEVDVLAKYTERLLAFAGGAATGTATAGLGDAK, via the coding sequence ATGTTTACCGGAATTATTGCCGAACAGGGCAGGGTGCTGTCCGTTGAACGCAACGGCGACGTCAGCGCCACTGTGCGTTTGCATGCGCCCGGAAGCACTGAAGGACTCACCCTCGGCGGTTCGATCGCCGTCAACGGAGTGTGCCTGACCGCCACAGCGATTGACGGCAAGGACTTCAGCGTTGACGTCATGGGCGAGACCCTGGTGCGGAGCACCATCGGCGAGCTCGACGCCGGCGATTCCGTGAACCTGGAACGCTGCGTTCCGGCCGGCGGACGCCTGGACGGCCACGTTGTCCAAGGACACGTGGACGGAGTCGGGGAACTGCTCGAACGCGAGGCGCTGGGCAACTGGGACCGGCTGCGGTTCGCGGTTCCCGTGCGGCTGGCGAGGTACATCGCCGAGAAGGGCTCCATCGCCGTCGACGGCGTCTCCCTCACGGTCACCGCGGTCAGCGACGCCTCGGAATCCGCGCCGTGGTTCGAGGTGGGCCTCATTCCCACCACGCTGGCCGACACCGGACTGGGGGCCAAGAGCACCGGCAGCAAGGTCAACCTGGAAGTTGACGTGCTGGCGAAGTACACCGAACGCCTGCTCGCCTTCGCCGGCGGCGCCGCCACCGGCACTGCCACAGCCGGACTGGGGGACGCGAAGTGA